A genome region from Streptomyces antimycoticus includes the following:
- a CDS encoding FadR/GntR family transcriptional regulator has product MLFTKDLKGFRGVADKGCVSTLAHTTMTAARPADSGLAGSGELDRYSYADAPGAGRGSAPSSWDGAEAEIGRVGRRAAGNRGRGLHGQLVQQLGQMIVSGDLGADRPLVPEEIGQRFEVSRTVVRESLRVLEAKGLVSARPNVGTRVRPVSDWNLLDPDIIEWRAFGPQRDDQRRELCELRWTIEPLAARLAAGHGREEVQQRLADMVEIMTHALTQGDTLTFSRADAEFHGLLLQVGGNRMLEHLAGIVAAALHVSGAPVSGCDRLTEAGVTHHRRIVEAIGEGDAAGSEAAMRQLLTVHPDLDHAEVGVPAPREH; this is encoded by the coding sequence GTGCTTTTCACCAAAGACCTCAAGGGCTTCCGAGGCGTCGCCGACAAAGGATGCGTGAGTACCCTTGCGCACACCACGATGACCGCGGCTCGCCCCGCCGACTCCGGCCTGGCCGGTTCGGGCGAGCTTGACCGCTACTCCTACGCCGACGCCCCCGGCGCCGGCCGCGGCAGCGCCCCTTCCTCCTGGGACGGTGCCGAGGCAGAGATCGGCCGGGTGGGCCGGCGCGCGGCCGGCAACCGGGGCCGCGGGCTGCACGGCCAACTCGTACAGCAGCTGGGCCAGATGATCGTCTCCGGCGATCTGGGTGCGGACCGCCCGCTCGTCCCCGAGGAGATCGGACAGCGCTTCGAGGTCTCCCGCACCGTCGTACGGGAATCGCTGCGCGTCCTCGAGGCCAAGGGCCTGGTGAGCGCCCGCCCCAATGTGGGCACCCGGGTCCGCCCGGTCAGCGACTGGAATCTGCTCGATCCGGACATCATCGAGTGGCGCGCCTTCGGCCCACAGCGCGACGACCAGCGCCGCGAGCTGTGCGAGCTGCGCTGGACCATCGAGCCGCTGGCCGCCCGGCTCGCCGCCGGGCACGGCCGCGAGGAGGTGCAGCAGCGGCTCGCCGACATGGTCGAGATCATGACCCACGCGCTGACGCAGGGTGACACCCTCACCTTCTCCCGCGCCGACGCCGAGTTCCACGGGCTGCTGCTGCAGGTCGGGGGCAACCGGATGCTGGAGCACCTGGCGGGCATCGTCGCCGCCGCGCTCCACGTCTCCGGGGCGCCCGTCTCCGGCTGCGACCGCCTCACCGAGGCGGGAGTCACCCACCACCGCCGGATCGTCGAGGCCATCGGCGAGGGTGACGCCGCGGGGTCCGAGGCGGCGATGCGCCAGCTGCTGACCGTCCACCCGGATCTCGATCATGCCGAGGTCGGGGTGCCCGCGCCGCGCGAGCACTGA
- the abc-f gene encoding ribosomal protection-like ABC-F family protein codes for MPTQISLRGVTLSRGDRLLLDDVSFTVRPGERVGVVGENGAGKSTLLRLLAGSESPDDGAVVTVAAGGIGHLGQTPELPPDHTVRDAVDAALAEVRAMERGLRELEADLGGGAPGALAAYGDLLTAFEARGGYEADARVEKALHGLGLGGIGYERRFGSLSGGEQARLGLACLIAAAPEVMLLDEPTNHLDGAALSWLEEALRGHSGTVLAVSHDRVFLERVATAIVEVDADRRTLVRYGGGYAGFVAEQTAARRRWEQAYEEWCAETAALTEAATTVARRVAPGRGMKDGNKLAYDRDRGRVQSSVSSRVRNARERLRRLQEDPVPRPPEPLRFSALPAAGTADGALVDLHDVRVGERLAVDRLTVAAGERLLVHGANGAGKTTLLRVMAGWEEPDTGRAARRGRIGYLAQEIPVARPRERLLSAFGRGLPGTPEEQGALLLSYGLFRTDDLHVPVGSLSAGQRRRLALARLLARPADLLLLDEPTNHLALGLVEELEEALAQWTGALVVVSHDRLLRSRFTGRRCEIRGGRLMAQEGDAAAAAASI; via the coding sequence GTGCCCACGCAGATCTCACTCCGAGGGGTCACCCTGTCCCGGGGCGACCGGCTGCTGCTCGACGACGTGTCCTTCACGGTCCGGCCCGGGGAGCGGGTCGGCGTCGTGGGGGAGAACGGAGCGGGCAAGTCCACCCTCCTGCGGCTGCTGGCCGGGAGCGAGTCACCGGACGACGGCGCCGTGGTGACGGTGGCCGCCGGAGGCATCGGTCACCTCGGCCAGACGCCCGAGCTGCCCCCGGACCACACGGTGCGCGACGCGGTGGACGCCGCACTCGCCGAGGTGCGCGCCATGGAGCGCGGGCTGCGCGAGCTGGAGGCGGATCTCGGCGGCGGCGCCCCCGGCGCCCTCGCCGCGTACGGCGATCTGCTGACCGCCTTCGAGGCCCGCGGAGGCTATGAGGCGGACGCCCGGGTGGAGAAGGCCCTGCACGGTCTGGGGCTCGGCGGCATCGGGTACGAGCGGCGGTTCGGCAGTCTGTCGGGCGGTGAGCAGGCACGGCTCGGGCTCGCCTGCCTGATCGCCGCCGCCCCCGAGGTGATGTTGCTGGACGAGCCGACGAACCACCTCGACGGTGCCGCGCTCAGCTGGCTGGAGGAGGCGCTGCGGGGGCATTCGGGCACCGTCCTCGCGGTCTCCCACGACCGGGTCTTCCTGGAGCGGGTGGCGACCGCGATCGTCGAGGTGGACGCCGACCGGCGCACCCTGGTGCGGTACGGCGGGGGGTACGCCGGATTCGTCGCCGAGCAGACCGCCGCGCGCCGCCGCTGGGAGCAGGCGTACGAGGAGTGGTGCGCGGAGACGGCCGCGCTGACGGAGGCCGCCACGACCGTCGCACGGCGGGTCGCCCCGGGACGCGGCATGAAGGACGGCAACAAGCTGGCCTACGACCGGGACAGGGGGCGTGTGCAGTCCTCGGTGTCCAGCAGGGTTCGGAACGCCAGGGAGAGGCTGCGCAGGCTCCAGGAGGACCCGGTGCCGCGCCCGCCGGAGCCGCTGCGGTTCTCTGCGCTACCCGCCGCGGGTACGGCGGACGGTGCGCTCGTCGACCTCCACGACGTCCGCGTGGGGGAGCGGCTGGCGGTCGACCGGCTCACCGTTGCGGCCGGGGAGAGACTGCTCGTCCACGGTGCCAACGGCGCGGGCAAAACCACGCTGCTGCGGGTCATGGCGGGATGGGAGGAGCCGGATACGGGCCGGGCGGCCCGCCGGGGCAGGATCGGCTATCTCGCGCAGGAGATACCGGTTGCCAGGCCCCGAGAGCGGCTGCTGTCGGCCTTCGGCCGCGGGCTGCCGGGGACACCGGAGGAGCAGGGCGCCCTTCTGCTGTCGTACGGACTGTTCCGCACGGACGATCTCCACGTCCCGGTGGGATCGCTCTCCGCGGGCCAGCGCCGCCGGCTGGCGCTCGCCCGGCTGCTGGCCCGCCCCGCCGATCTGCTGCTGCTCGACGAGCCGACCAACCATCTCGCCCTCGGCCTGGTGGAGGAGCTGGAGGAGGCGCTGGCCCAGTGGACCGGGGCGCTGGTCGTGGTGTCGCACGACCGGCTGCTGCGCAGCCGCTTCACCGGACGCCGGTGCGAAATACGAGGAGGCCGGCTCATGGCCCAGGAGGGGGATGCGGCAGCGGCCGCGGCCTCGATCTAG
- a CDS encoding DUF4192 domain-containing protein yields MTRHNEAAGLPGEEQVTLRSPAELADALPYVLGFQPDDSIVMIALHGSRGRFGGRLRLGIPRIPEEWPEVCDQLAECLISGSERRGGRPDGVVLFLCQEPAEGESGEEAMERLRPLAQRLRTACGGLEVPVFEALCISGGRFWSYVCPDRRCCPPEGVPLALPGTSVMAAAATFAGVQVRGSLREMEARLAPLGAPRADGQERALDAAGAELVPRILDGAGSATVCAQTLGLVGRMLDTFQAAPSAADACTADLHDDRLLDDQEAAAVIIGLQDRRTRDRAAGWMEEVDADAALRLWRALARRCVGSYGEHAAAPLTLAGWVAWSAGDELTARVALGRALRVDPDYLFARLLHQACNEGVPAKLLRQCLRREDSDGADRADRADRAVHAAVHAELERLGDLADAEPLETAGSSAATAEKVGTVETDGPVESAEPAERATRAEAEEPAETEESAEVEGAAEAEELAEAEAEEERQSAREWPGGTVGPGGKSGPAGAAAPGGRRRPEGRPRARRRTGGRGTRSRR; encoded by the coding sequence ATGACTCGACACAACGAAGCGGCCGGCCTGCCCGGCGAAGAGCAGGTCACCCTCCGCAGCCCGGCCGAGCTCGCCGATGCCCTGCCCTATGTCCTGGGCTTTCAGCCGGACGACAGCATCGTGATGATCGCGCTGCACGGCTCCCGCGGCCGGTTCGGCGGCAGGCTGCGGCTCGGCATTCCCCGGATCCCGGAGGAGTGGCCCGAAGTCTGCGACCAGCTCGCCGAATGCCTGATCAGCGGCAGCGAGCGGCGTGGCGGGCGGCCGGACGGGGTCGTTCTGTTCCTGTGCCAGGAGCCTGCCGAGGGCGAGTCGGGGGAGGAGGCGATGGAGCGGCTGCGGCCCCTCGCCCAGCGGCTGCGTACCGCGTGCGGCGGATTGGAGGTGCCGGTGTTCGAGGCGCTGTGCATCTCCGGCGGCCGGTTCTGGTCCTATGTCTGTCCCGACCGGCGCTGCTGCCCGCCGGAAGGCGTTCCGCTCGCCCTGCCCGGCACCTCGGTCATGGCCGCGGCGGCGACGTTCGCGGGGGTCCAGGTGCGCGGCTCGCTGCGCGAGATGGAGGCCAGGCTCGCCCCGCTCGGCGCACCCCGGGCCGACGGGCAGGAGCGGGCGCTGGACGCGGCCGGGGCCGAGCTCGTGCCGAGGATTCTGGACGGTGCTGGGTCCGCGACGGTGTGTGCGCAAACCCTCGGTCTGGTGGGCCGGATGCTGGATACGTTCCAGGCCGCGCCGTCGGCCGCCGACGCTTGTACGGCCGATCTCCACGATGACCGGCTGCTCGACGATCAGGAGGCGGCCGCGGTGATCATCGGGCTGCAGGACCGGCGGACCCGGGACCGGGCGGCCGGGTGGATGGAGGAAGTGGACGCCGACGCGGCGCTGCGGCTGTGGCGCGCGCTGGCCCGTCGCTGCGTCGGCTCGTACGGGGAGCATGCGGCGGCGCCGCTCACCCTGGCGGGGTGGGTCGCCTGGTCGGCGGGTGATGAGCTCACGGCACGGGTGGCGCTCGGCCGTGCCCTGCGGGTCGATCCCGACTATCTCTTCGCCAGGCTGCTGCACCAGGCGTGCAATGAGGGGGTCCCGGCGAAGCTGCTGCGCCAATGCCTGCGCCGGGAGGACTCCGACGGGGCCGACCGCGCCGACCGCGCCGACCGTGCTGTGCACGCGGCGGTGCATGCGGAGTTGGAGAGGCTCGGCGACCTGGCGGACGCCGAGCCGTTGGAGACGGCCGGGTCTTCGGCTGCAACGGCCGAGAAGGTCGGAACCGTGGAGACGGACGGACCGGTCGAGTCGGCTGAGCCCGCCGAGCGGGCCACCCGCGCGGAAGCAGAGGAGCCAGCGGAGACGGAGGAGTCGGCAGAAGTGGAGGGCGCGGCGGAGGCGGAGGAGCTGGCGGAAGCAGAAGCCGAGGAAGAGCGGCAGTCTGCGCGGGAGTGGCCGGGCGGGACCGTGGGCCCGGGTGGGAAGAGTGGCCCGGCCGGGGCGGCTGCCCCGGGTGGCCGGCGCCGTCCGGAAGGGCGGCCGCGCGCCCGGCGCCGGACCGGTGGGCGGGGGACGCGCAGCCGCCGGTGA
- a CDS encoding ribonuclease HII, which yields MAYEPPTHSVERSLRATTGAKIVVGIDEVGRGAWAGPVTVCAAVTGLRRPPTGLTDSKLLSPKKRTALSRELHSWVTAHALGHSSPEEIDGLGMTAALRLAATRALDALPVRPDAVILDGKYDYLGAPWAVRTVIKGDQSCVSVAAASVIAKVRRDAMMAELGAEHLDFCFEDNAGYPSPVHRAALRELGPTPHHRLSWAYMDGLPRWRHLKRVRSTPEPVGLEDEGQLGFDF from the coding sequence ATGGCATATGAACCGCCCACCCACAGTGTCGAGCGCTCGCTTCGCGCCACGACGGGAGCCAAGATCGTCGTCGGCATCGACGAGGTCGGGCGCGGGGCGTGGGCCGGTCCGGTGACGGTCTGCGCGGCGGTCACCGGTCTGCGCCGTCCGCCGACCGGGCTCACCGACTCCAAGCTGCTGAGCCCCAAGAAGCGCACGGCCCTGTCCCGGGAGTTGCACTCGTGGGTCACGGCACACGCCCTGGGTCACTCCTCTCCCGAGGAGATCGACGGTCTGGGGATGACGGCCGCCCTCCGGCTCGCCGCCACGCGTGCGCTGGACGCGCTGCCGGTCCGGCCGGACGCGGTGATCCTGGACGGGAAGTACGACTACCTCGGCGCTCCCTGGGCGGTCCGTACGGTCATCAAGGGCGATCAGTCCTGTGTGTCCGTCGCCGCCGCCTCGGTGATCGCCAAGGTGCGCCGGGATGCGATGATGGCCGAACTGGGAGCCGAGCACCTGGACTTCTGCTTCGAGGACAACGCCGGGTATCCGTCCCCCGTGCACCGCGCAGCTCTGCGGGAACTGGGGCCCACGCCTCACCACCGGCTGTCCTGGGCCTATATGGACGGGCTGCCCCGCTGGCGGCACCTGAAGCGGGTCCGCAGCACCCCCGAACCGGTCGGGCTGGAGGACGAAGGCCAACTCGGCTTCGACTTCTGA
- a CDS encoding RecQ family ATP-dependent DNA helicase: protein MSDEDLRTSANRVLARLIGDTTGSARLREDQWRAIEALVAERRRALVVQRTGWGKSAVYFVATALLRERGSGPTVIVSPLLALMRNQVEAAARAGIHARTINSANTEEWETIQAEVAAGGVDVLLVSPERLNNPDFRDQVLPQLAATTGLLVVDEAHCISDWGHDFRPDYRRLRTMLADLPQGVPVLATTATANARVTADVAEQLGTGEGTARALVLRGPLDRESLRLGVLPLPDAAHRLAWLAEHLDELPGSGIIYTLTVAAAEEVTAFLRQRGHTVASYTGKTENADRQQAEEDLLANRVKALVATSALGMGFDKPDLGFVVHLGSPSSPIAYYQQVGRAGRGVEHAEVLLLPGREDEAIWRYFASLAFPPEEQVRRTLEVLAASDRPVSLPALEPQVELRRSRLETMLKVLDVDGAVRRVRGGWTATGQPWAYDAERYAWVTRQREAEQQAMREYASTADCRMEFLRRQLDDEKAAPCGRCDNCAGARFTTEVSDASLDAARGELGRPGVEVEPRRMWPTGLPSVGVDLKGRIPADEQAAPGRALGRLSDIGWGNRLRPLLAPQSPDTPVPDDVAGAVVTVLADWAKGPGGWASGAPDAADRPVGVVTVASRTRPQLIGTLGERIATVGRLPLLGSIAYHDGDFDTRVPRTNSAQRLRALHGALTVPPQLAAALAEAGGPVLLVDDMADTGWTLAVASRLLRRAGAAGVFPLVLAVQG from the coding sequence ATGAGCGACGAAGATCTGCGTACCTCGGCCAACCGCGTCCTGGCCCGCCTCATCGGGGACACCACCGGCTCCGCCCGGCTCCGGGAGGATCAATGGCGGGCGATCGAGGCGCTGGTCGCCGAGCGCCGCCGGGCGCTGGTCGTGCAGCGCACCGGCTGGGGCAAGTCGGCGGTGTATTTCGTCGCCACCGCGCTGCTGCGCGAGCGCGGCAGCGGTCCGACCGTGATCGTCTCCCCGCTTCTCGCGCTGATGCGCAACCAGGTCGAGGCCGCCGCGCGCGCCGGTATCCACGCCCGCACCATCAATTCCGCCAACACCGAGGAGTGGGAGACCATCCAGGCGGAGGTGGCCGCGGGCGGGGTGGATGTGCTGCTGGTGAGCCCGGAGCGGCTCAACAACCCCGACTTCCGCGACCAGGTGCTGCCACAGCTGGCCGCCACCACCGGCCTGCTGGTCGTCGACGAGGCACACTGCATCTCCGACTGGGGCCATGACTTCCGGCCCGACTACCGCAGGCTGCGCACCATGCTCGCGGATCTGCCCCAGGGCGTGCCCGTGCTCGCCACGACCGCGACGGCGAACGCACGGGTCACGGCCGATGTGGCCGAGCAGTTGGGCACCGGCGAAGGGACCGCGCGGGCGCTGGTGCTGCGCGGGCCGCTGGACCGGGAGAGCCTTCGGCTGGGCGTGCTGCCGCTGCCGGACGCCGCGCATCGGCTCGCCTGGCTGGCCGAGCACCTCGATGAGCTGCCGGGCTCGGGAATCATCTACACCCTCACCGTCGCCGCGGCCGAGGAGGTGACCGCGTTCCTGCGGCAGCGCGGCCACACCGTCGCCTCCTACACCGGCAAGACGGAGAACGCGGATCGTCAGCAGGCCGAGGAGGACCTGCTGGCCAACCGGGTCAAGGCGCTGGTCGCCACCTCCGCGCTGGGCATGGGCTTCGACAAGCCGGACCTCGGCTTCGTGGTGCATCTCGGTTCGCCGTCCTCCCCCATCGCCTACTACCAGCAGGTCGGGCGCGCCGGGCGCGGTGTGGAGCACGCCGAGGTGCTGCTCCTGCCCGGCCGCGAGGACGAGGCGATCTGGCGGTATTTCGCCTCGCTCGCCTTCCCGCCCGAGGAGCAGGTGCGCCGCACCCTCGAGGTGCTGGCGGCGTCGGACCGGCCGGTCTCCCTGCCCGCGCTCGAGCCCCAGGTCGAGCTGCGGCGGTCACGTCTGGAGACCATGCTCAAGGTGCTCGATGTGGACGGTGCGGTGCGGCGTGTGCGCGGCGGCTGGACCGCGACCGGGCAGCCCTGGGCATATGACGCGGAGCGATACGCGTGGGTGACGCGCCAGCGGGAGGCCGAGCAGCAGGCCATGCGGGAGTACGCCTCGACGGCCGACTGCCGGATGGAGTTCCTGCGGCGGCAGCTGGACGATGAGAAGGCGGCCCCCTGTGGCCGCTGTGACAACTGCGCGGGGGCCCGGTTCACCACCGAGGTGTCCGACGCCTCGCTGGACGCGGCGCGCGGCGAGCTCGGGCGGCCCGGCGTCGAGGTGGAGCCGCGCCGTATGTGGCCGACCGGGCTGCCCTCGGTGGGTGTCGACCTCAAGGGCCGCATTCCGGCGGATGAGCAGGCCGCCCCGGGCCGGGCCCTGGGCCGCCTCTCCGACATCGGCTGGGGAAACCGGCTGCGGCCGCTGCTGGCCCCGCAGAGCCCGGACACCCCGGTCCCCGACGATGTGGCCGGTGCGGTGGTGACGGTGCTCGCCGACTGGGCCAAGGGCCCCGGCGGCTGGGCCTCGGGCGCGCCGGACGCCGCGGACCGCCCCGTGGGCGTGGTCACGGTCGCCTCGCGCACCCGTCCGCAGCTGATCGGGACACTCGGCGAACGGATCGCCACCGTCGGCCGGTTGCCCCTGCTCGGGAGCATCGCGTACCACGACGGCGATTTCGACACCCGGGTGCCGCGCACCAACAGCGCCCAGCGGTTGCGAGCGCTGCACGGCGCGCTGACCGTGCCTCCGCAGCTGGCGGCGGCCCTTGCCGAGGCGGGTGGGCCGGTGTTGCTGGTGGATGACATGGCGGACACCGGCTGGACCTTGGCCGTCGCCTCCCGGCTGCTCCGCCGGGCCGGAGCGGCCGGAGTGTTTCCGCTGGTCCTGGCCGTGCAGGGGTAG
- a CDS encoding ADP-ribosylglycohydrolase family protein → MTADRFHRALRSLRGLAVGDALGSQFFVPANYPFLKRRELPPDPWQWTDDTEMACSILAVLVTHGRIDQDHLARSFADHHDFDRGYGPAVNRMLRLIREGGDWRDLAAGLFQGQGSWGNGAAMRIAPLGAWYAGDVEQATHQAEISAYTTHQHREAVAGAMAVAAAAALVADPAGHGGPEELLDRVVEVVPRSAVQAGLRRARDMLDYADAGTVAAVLGCGRRTSAHDTVPFALWAAARHLGSFEEAFWRTASAGGDVDTTCAIVGGVVAAAAAGAPPADWQDRTEALPEWVPARAD, encoded by the coding sequence ATGACCGCTGACCGTTTCCATCGGGCTCTTCGGAGTCTGCGCGGGCTGGCCGTGGGCGACGCCCTCGGTTCCCAGTTCTTCGTCCCCGCCAACTATCCGTTCCTCAAGCGCCGCGAGCTGCCGCCAGACCCCTGGCAGTGGACCGACGACACCGAGATGGCCTGTTCGATCCTGGCTGTCCTGGTGACCCACGGCCGGATCGACCAGGACCATCTCGCCCGCTCCTTCGCCGACCACCATGATTTCGACCGGGGCTACGGCCCCGCCGTGAACCGGATGCTCCGCCTGATCAGGGAGGGCGGCGACTGGCGTGACCTGGCCGCCGGGCTCTTCCAGGGGCAGGGCTCGTGGGGCAACGGCGCAGCCATGCGGATCGCCCCGCTGGGCGCCTGGTACGCGGGCGATGTGGAGCAGGCGACGCATCAGGCGGAGATCTCGGCGTACACCACACATCAGCACCGCGAGGCCGTGGCGGGAGCCATGGCGGTGGCCGCGGCCGCCGCGCTGGTGGCGGATCCGGCGGGCCACGGTGGGCCGGAGGAGCTGCTGGACCGGGTGGTCGAGGTGGTGCCGCGCAGCGCGGTCCAGGCGGGGCTGCGCCGCGCCCGCGACATGCTCGACTACGCGGATGCCGGGACCGTCGCCGCGGTGCTCGGCTGTGGTCGGCGCACCAGCGCCCATGACACCGTGCCGTTCGCCCTGTGGGCGGCCGCCCGCCACCTGGGCTCCTTCGAGGAGGCGTTCTGGCGGACGGCGTCGGCCGGCGGGGATGTGGATACCACCTGCGCCATCGTCGGGGGAGTGGTCGCGGCCGCGGCCGCCGGTGCGCCGCCCGCCGACTGGCAGGACCGCACCGAGGCGCTGCCGGAGTGGGTCCCGGCGCGGGCCGACTGA
- a CDS encoding NUDIX hydrolase: MPYDPSAFPAFAVTVDLVVLTVRRHSLCALAVRRGEAPFKGRWALPGGFVRADEDLAAAAARELAEETGLLAHDPTLPVPPNAAHLEQLATYGDPKRDPRMRVVSVAHLALAPDLPAPRAGGDAHSVRWAPVESLLDQDGAFSRDSDLAAPLAFDHARILADGVERARSKIEYSSLATAFCPQEFTVGELRRVYEAVWGVALDPRNFHRKVTGTPGFLVPTGGTTTRQGGRPAQLFRAGGATLLNPPMLRPEV; this comes from the coding sequence ATGCCCTACGACCCGTCGGCCTTTCCGGCGTTCGCCGTCACCGTTGATCTGGTCGTGCTCACCGTGCGGCGCCATTCGCTGTGCGCGCTGGCCGTCCGACGCGGGGAGGCGCCCTTCAAGGGGCGGTGGGCGCTACCCGGCGGTTTCGTGCGGGCCGATGAAGATCTTGCCGCCGCCGCTGCCAGGGAGCTGGCCGAGGAGACCGGGCTGCTCGCCCATGACCCCACGCTTCCGGTCCCTCCGAACGCCGCTCATCTCGAGCAGCTCGCCACCTACGGCGATCCGAAGCGGGACCCCCGAATGCGCGTGGTCAGCGTGGCGCACCTCGCGCTGGCACCCGATCTGCCCGCGCCACGGGCCGGAGGTGACGCGCACAGCGTGCGCTGGGCCCCCGTCGAATCGCTCCTCGACCAGGACGGGGCCTTCAGTCGCGACAGCGATCTGGCCGCCCCGCTCGCCTTCGACCATGCCCGCATCCTGGCGGACGGGGTCGAGCGCGCCCGCTCCAAGATCGAGTACTCCTCGCTGGCCACCGCCTTCTGCCCGCAGGAGTTCACGGTCGGCGAGCTGCGCCGGGTGTACGAGGCGGTGTGGGGTGTGGCCCTGGACCCGCGTAACTTCCACCGCAAGGTCACCGGCACTCCGGGATTCCTGGTGCCCACCGGCGGTACGACGACCCGTCAGGGCGGCCGTCCCGCCCAGCTGTTCCGGGCCGGAGGGGCGACACTGCTCAATCCGCCCATGCTCCGTCCCGAAGTGTGA
- a CDS encoding histidine phosphatase family protein, translating into MARPRRIVLLRHGESEGNVDDSVYERVPDHALKLTETGRRQATEAGERLRAAFGDERVSIYVSPYRRTHQTLRLLDLDPSRTRVREEPRLREQDWGNWQDREDVRKQMAYRDAYGHFFYRFAQGESGADVYDRVDAFLESLWRSFQDPAHPPNVLLVTHGLTMRLFCMRWLHWNVAEFESLSNPGNGETRALLLGSDGRYHLDQPFERWCTPKPYGRTG; encoded by the coding sequence ATGGCACGACCCCGGCGCATCGTCCTCCTGCGGCACGGAGAATCAGAGGGGAATGTTGATGACTCGGTGTACGAAAGGGTGCCCGACCATGCCCTGAAGCTGACCGAGACCGGGCGCCGGCAGGCGACGGAGGCGGGCGAGCGGCTGCGCGCCGCTTTCGGCGACGAGCGCGTGTCGATCTATGTGTCGCCGTACCGCCGCACCCACCAGACCCTGAGGCTGCTCGATCTCGACCCCTCGCGTACCCGGGTCCGGGAGGAGCCGCGGCTGCGGGAGCAGGACTGGGGAAACTGGCAGGACCGCGAGGACGTGCGGAAGCAGATGGCGTACCGCGACGCCTACGGACACTTCTTCTACCGGTTCGCGCAGGGTGAGTCGGGTGCCGATGTCTACGACCGGGTGGACGCGTTCCTGGAGAGCCTGTGGCGCAGCTTCCAGGACCCGGCACATCCGCCGAACGTCCTGCTGGTGACCCATGGGCTGACCATGAGGCTGTTCTGCATGCGGTGGCTGCACTGGAACGTCGCCGAATTCGAGTCGCTGTCGAACCCCGGCAACGGCGAAACACGGGCCCTGCTGCTCGGCTCCGACGGGCGCTACCACCTGGACCAGCCCTTCGAGCGCTGGTGCACCCCCAAGCCCTACGGTCGCACCGGTTAG